A section of the Humulus lupulus chromosome 2, drHumLupu1.1, whole genome shotgun sequence genome encodes:
- the LOC133818328 gene encoding uncharacterized protein LOC133818328, translated as MAAGENQVMDAAAKGPIHMRRNIGRKKGSKGRNRPNRGVPGGVGDSRKPKKIGVKMKNLFRKRARDYNSDGEGGEEEDDDDVEDKRKFQKVEEMSGGGDSSEEAEEEDGNRKEHREDLDDGLSDGNEEEDGDIQPGVTKFTEGCRAFKMAFMSIIKKAIQDDGLGPILSAHKKLVAEKLAEEDAEKKVKKEVRKEKHLMGEKGHVIPANYLDAHEKFLIGVATKGVVKLFNAVNKAQHAQKGLDPSRSKDAKVLRKRRKEAFFSELGKIPSAAKAQTSSGQADDEAPGWAPLRDNYMLTSSKLKGWDKMPDNAATDDIGKMSEDSSSDGDD; from the exons ATGGCTGCCGGAGAAAACCAAGTGATGGATGCCGCGGCAAAGGGTCCCATTCACATGAGGAGGAATATAGGGAGGAAGAAAGGCTCCAAGGGTAGGAACAGACCAAACAGGGGCGTACCCGGGGGAGTTGGAGACTCAAGAAAGCCTAAGAAGATAGGTGTGAAGATGAAGAATTTGTTTCGTAAGCGAGCTAGGGATTACAATTCAGATGGGGAAGGaggggaagaagaagatgatgatgatgttgaagACAAGAGGAAATTTCAGAAAGTCGAGGAGATGAGTGGGGGTGGGGATTCATCTGAAGAAGCAGAGGAAGAAGATGGGAATCGGAAAGAGCACCGTGAAGATTTAGATGATGGGCTCTCCGACGGCAATGAGGAAGAAGACGGTGATATTCAGCCTGGAGTCACCAAGTTTACAGAGGGTTGTAGAGCGTTTAAAATGGCTTTCATGAGTATCATTAAGAAGGCTATTCAAGATGATGGTTTG GGTCCGATTCTATCAGCTCACAAGAAGCTTGTTGCAGAAAAACTCGCTGAAGAAGACGCTGAGAAGAAGGTGAAGAAGGAAGTCAGGAAGGAAAAACACTTG ATGGGAGAAAAGGGACATGTGATACCAGCAAATTATTTGGATGCACATGAAAAGTTTTTAATTGGTGTTGCTACAAAAGGAG TGGTCAAGTTGTTTAACGCT GTTAACAAGGCTCAACATGCTCAAAAAGGATTGGACCCTTCAAGGTCTAAGGATGCTAAAG TGCTAAGGAAACGAAGGAAAGAAGCCTTCTTTTCAGAATTAGGAAAAATCCCATCAGCTGCAAAG GCTCAGACATCAAGTGGGCAAGCGGACGATGAAGCGCCTGGTTGGGCCCCTTTACGTGATAATTATATGCTAACGAGTTCCAAGTTGAAGGGTTGGGATAAGATGCCG GATAACGCAGCTACGGACGACATTGGGAAGATGTCAGAAGATAGTAGCTCAGATGGTGATGACTAA